TTGCTTTTCCCCCTAAAATAATAAAATAATCAGTAATAACCCTGATAAGAATCCTAGACTCTTTACCATTTTTTCATATTTTACCTGCCGGTCGATGGCGTCCGCTTCTTCTCTTTCAAGGTGGGAAAGAGTTAGCATAATATGTTTTTGCTGGGAAAAGCGATCATGGCGGCCAAGGGTTTCCCCAAATTGCTTCATTATTTCAAATTCTCCCTGTTTTAATGCCGTTGATTTCCATACCTCTTTTAAACTATTCTCCCAAGCTTCCTTTACCGTTGTTTCAGTGTCTGTTAGTTTTTTTGCAAAGGAATCAAAAAACGTAGAGAGAGGCTTGGAAAGCTGGGCTGCTAATCTCCTAGCTGCTTCATGTAATGGTGTATGGCTATACATAATTTCAGCCTCAAGTGATTGCAGTGCCGATCTTAACGCTCTTAGCTGCTTAGGGCGTTCACTAAAATTCCGGGAAGCCTCAAATCCTGTCCAAGTGGTCGCAACTATAATGATGATGGCACCAATTAACTTAATCATTTATGTCACTCTCACTTTTTGATTCATTTCCTGCCCATTTGCATTTAAAATATGTGTTATGGTTCCGGGTCCTGCTACCCTGCTAAGGATGACAAACCGTTCAAAAATTCTTTGGTCTATGATATCCCTTAGAGATGGCCTTTTTCGTATTTCTTCTATGCTTGTCCCGTGCGTGGTCATAACAAGTTTAATGCCCGCATGTACAGCCTCTTGAATTGCCTCTGCATCTTCCTTGCGGCCGACTTCATCAACAATCAAGACATCGGGACTCATTGAGCGAATCAGCATCATCATTCCTTCTGCCTTTGGACAAGCATCTAAGACATCCAGGCGGTGTCCAAACGTCAATTGCGGAACCCCATTAACACATCCCGCAATTTCACTCCGTTCATCAACAATCCCTACTTTATTGGCCTCATAACCTTTTGCCCTGTTTCCTGTAGAAATGATTCTGGCGATATCACGTAACAACGTCGTTTTTCCCGTTTGCGGCGGTCCAATAATCATTGTATGCATCCAATTACCTTTAAAAATAAAAGGAATAATAGGTTCTGCTATTCCTAC
The DNA window shown above is from Neobacillus sp. WH10 and carries:
- the spoIIIAB gene encoding stage III sporulation protein SpoIIIAB gives rise to the protein MIKLIGAIIIIVATTWTGFEASRNFSERPKQLRALRSALQSLEAEIMYSHTPLHEAARRLAAQLSKPLSTFFDSFAKKLTDTETTVKEAWENSLKEVWKSTALKQGEFEIMKQFGETLGRHDRFSQQKHIMLTLSHLEREEADAIDRQVKYEKMVKSLGFLSGLLLIILLF
- the spoIIIAA gene encoding stage III sporulation protein AA, with protein sequence METILSFLPKNIADLISKIPPNQKEELEEIRIRINRPIEMILKGAPRFLSYIIQPEDAFHLMNKISHFSIYTLEEELKRGYITVSGGHRIGLAGKVILEEGKVKAIRDISSFNIRIAREKVGIAEPIIPFIFKGNWMHTMIIGPPQTGKTTLLRDIARIISTGNRAKGYEANKVGIVDERSEIAGCVNGVPQLTFGHRLDVLDACPKAEGMMMLIRSMSPDVLIVDEVGRKEDAEAIQEAVHAGIKLVMTTHGTSIEEIRKRPSLRDIIDQRIFERFVILSRVAGPGTITHILNANGQEMNQKVRVT